GACGGCGTGCATATATTATAACTTAAATAATAAAAACTTAAAACGCATTTTGAAGCCAATTTTTAAAAAAATAAAATAAAAAAACGTTATCATGACACGTTTTTTCTAGCTTCGTATCTCTGTTTCAATCCAAGAACAGGCATGAATAATAAAACCGACATTGAAACGTTAAGTATAGGTTCAGCTATTAAATTAATTGTGTTTAAAATCAACATATCTCTTAAAGGAGGTAGCCCACTTAATTCACCAATAAATTTAGAGTGAATATACAATGAACCAAACACGAATATTGAATTAAATTCAGTAGCAACGAGTGTTAAAAGAACAAATTTTCATAATTTTGGACTTTTTTTTATGTTTAATACTCGGTAAGCAAAACACGAAACAACCCCAACTAAAAGGCGCGAAACAACTGAAACGTCAAGGTTTTGGAATCAAAACAAGCCAAGAAGCATTGAAGCTATAAATGAAGAAATCCCAAAACCAAAACCAGCAACCATAGCCCCAGAATATCCAAATTGAAATGTCGCCATCGCAACAATCAGTGGCAGGTAAGTTAATCAAAAGGGACCAAATGGAATATACGCCAAAAATACTGAAAAACCAGAAACAATAAAATAAGCTAAATATACAGCTAATGAAACCATTTTAAATATTAATGCATGCCGACTAATTGTTATTTTGTTATTTCTGTTAATTAAAATTACATTTACGTGTTTTTGAGATGATTGCATAATAAAATTATAGCAATATAAATTATTTTTTATATTTTTTTGCTATAATTGTATAGCTATTGTTAGGAGTGTAGTTCAATGGTAGAACAGCAGGCTTCAACCCTGCGTGTTATGGGTTCGAGTCCTGTCACTCCTGCCATTTTTTTATACTTTTTTACAAAAAATAATTACGCTAACATAATTATTTAACTAATTTGAATAAATCCTTGAATTTCTGTTGAATTTCCGGTTCAACCTCGAACGCTAATACCGCTAGTGCTTCAGGTCCTGTATGAATTGAAACTACCGGGGCAATTAAATCAATTATTGGTTCAACGCCTAAAATCTCAGTAATTTTTGCACAAAACGGCATTAATTCTTGCTCATCCGACATCGAATGCAGAGCCATTGTAATCAATTTTTTATTGTTATCGATTGGTAATATCTGAGCTTTGTCCTCAACTGCTTTTAATGAAGTTTTTAAAAAGTTTCTGCCAATTCCCTCTTTTTTCAAAAAACCATCTTCTCAACAAATTTTGGGAACGATTTTGAACATTTTAGCTGTCGCGGCCGCTGTCGGATGTAGGCGACCACCTTTAACTAAGTAATCATTATACTTTGGAATTAAAGTTGCATATTTGCGACCAACCCCTTTTTCCATTTGTACAACATATTCCTCAAATTTAGAACTGTCAATACTCATTTGGTGTTCGAATCAAACAAGATCTAAAATAATCATTTGTAAAACTTGAATAGACTGGACGACACGAATATTTTCAAAATCCTTCGCCAAAGCAGTTAAAGACGCACAACCTCCGGATAAATTTTTTGAAATTGGATAAACTAAAACCTTATCAAATTCTTTTGATAATTTAGTAAATAATTCTTCAGCCAAGCCTAAATTAACCGCTGATGTTTTACCATCTTCTTTTTTGCCATAAAACTCAAATAAATTTAAACCATTAACGTCAATACCGTCACGATACTTCTTACCATTTATTACTATATGTAAAGGTAAATAGTGTCAATTTAACTTACGTGCTTGTTCTTGAGTTAAGGCACTTGAAGAATCTACTACAATTGCATATTTCATAATTCTAATTATAAAAGAATATCGCTCATAAAAAATAGTCATTTTGCAAGATTTTTTACTAATCAAAAATTAAAAAATATTTCTTATATTCAACATATTTGTTTGAAATTTCCTCACTGTTGTGTGAATGATTGCATAAATTATTAATAAAATCAGCCTAAAAAACACAAAAAACGTATTTTGTACTCGTTTTACACGTCAAAATACATTTTTTGAATTATTGGTAATAAACCATATTCAGTTTTTAAATAATTATTTCTATATTATAATTAAGTTGTATAAAAAATATACGAATTCTATCTAGAAAGGAAACGCAAATGAAATACAAATTCATCGAAGCGGGCAAAGTGATGAGTTGCCCAGACACAATGATTCGTTTCTTAGACATTAACGGTGATCTAATTGACAAATCATTCAAACCAACAGCGTCGAAAGAACTATTAAGAGACATGTACCACAACATGCGTAAATCACGTTCATGAGACGAATATGCTTTAACACTACAAAAAACTGGACGTTTAGGAACATTTGCACCTATGTTAGGTGAAGAAGCATTCTCAACAGCTCTAGGTTTTGTAATGAAAAAAGAAGACTGGTTTGTGCCTCACTACCGTGTTCTAGCAACACTACTAGCACGTGGTGAATCAATGGAATCAATTTACCTATACTGAAGAGGTTCAGAATTGGGTTCAAAATTCATTTCAAACACAATGCCAATGCAAGTTATCATTGCATCACAAATTTCACAAGCAGCTGGTGTTGCTAAAGCACTAAAAATGGCTGGAAACGGTGCAGTTGCCTTCACAATTATCGGTAACGGTGGTACAAACGAAGGTGAATTCCACGAAGGATTAAACTGAGCATCATTATACAAATTACCTGTTGTATTCGTGATTTCAAACAACAGATGAGCTATTTCAGTTCCAGAACACAACAGCTACGCTGTTAAAACACTTTCACAAAGAGGTATAGCTTACAATATTCCTTCACTACGTGTTGACGGTAATGACTTGTTAGCTTCATACGAAGCTCTACACGAAGCTGCTGAATGAGCACGTGAAGGAAATGGACCAGTTCTACTAGAAATGGTTACATGACGTCAAGGACAACACACTACAAGTGATGACCCTCGTGTATACCGTACAAGAGAAGAAGAAATTGAACACGAAAAATGAGAACCATTCCACCGTATTGAAAAATACTTATTCGAAAACGGAATTATTACTGAAGCTGATAAAGAAAAATTCATTGCTGACGCAACTGAAGACGCCAAAAAAGCTTATGACAAGTCAACTGCAACCCTAGCAACTGAAGGATTTGACGAAGTATTTAAATACACCTTTGAAACATTACCTGAAGAACTTGTTGAACAATACGAAGCTCATAAAAGATTCCAATAAGGTTATATAAATAAAGGAGATTATTATGGAAAAAATTCTAGTTAATAATATTGCAGCCATCACAAACGCAATGGACGTTATGATGGAAAGAGACAAGTCAATCATCGTTTATGGTGAAGATGCTGGGTACGAAGGTGGAGTTTTCCGTGCTACCCAAGGTTTGCAAAAAAAATATGGTGTTGATAGAGTATTTGACGCTCCTATCTCAGAATCAGCTATCGTTGGTACAGCTATTGGTTCAGCCGTTGCAGGTTTAAGACCAGTTGCTGAAATTCAATTCTCAGGTTTCGTATTCTACGGTTTAGGTCAATTATTCGGTAATGCCGCTCGTATCAGAAACCGTTCACGTGGTAAATTAAGTGTTCCAATGGTATTGAGAATGCCTTGTGGTGGTGGAGTTAAAGCTCTAGAGCACCACTCAGAATCAATCGAAGCTCTATTTTGCCACATTCCAGGTCTAAAAGTTGTTATGCCTGCTACACCTTACGATGCAAAAGGTCTTCTAATTTCATCAATTGAAGACAATGACCCAGTTGTGTTCCTAGAACACAAACACGACTACCGTGCTTTCAAACAAGAAATTCCAGCTGGATACTACACAATTCCTCTAGGAAAAGCTGATGTTAAAGTTCCTGGTGATGACTTGACTGTTGTAACATACGGCCACATGATTCACGAAACAATGGGTGCTTTAAAACTTCTAGCTGAAGAAGGAAAAGAATACTCGATTGAGGTTATTGACTTAAGAACTCTAAAACCAATGGATACAGCTACAATTGTAGAATCAGTTAAGAAAACAGGACGTCTATTGGCTATTTCAGAATCAGTACAATCTGGTTCACTAACAGCTGAAATCATCACACGTGTAAACGAAAAAGCATTTGACTATCTAAAAGATGTTCCAGTTCGTTTAAACGGTGCTGACGTTACAATTCCTCTACCTTCTCTAGAAAGCAAATTCATTGTTGACAAAACTAAAATTGCTACTGTTATTAAAGAAATTCTTAAATAAGAGTACATACTACTAATTATGCAAGACGTCTCGTAAGTTACCGTCTTGCATTTTCATTTCTAATAAAAGCGAACAAAAAAACAGTCTTGACAGACTGTTAAGATAAGAAAGCTTATTCAGCTTTTGATTGAGAGTTAGCAAATAAGTCTAAACGAGATGATTTTCTTGCCCCTTTATTTGGGTGGAAAACACCTTTTTGTACAGCAGTTGCAATAATTGAGTGTGCTTTTTTAACCAATTCAGTTGCAGAAGCGTCTTTTGCAATAATTGCTTCTCTTGCCGCACGAATAGCTTTTCTAACTCTGGTTTTCATTGCGTTATTTCTTAGTCTGTTTTCTTCTGACTTAGCAATGTGTTTTACTTTTGATTTAATATTTGCCATAATAAGCCCCCTTTTTTCTACTCGACCAAATTAACTTGGTTGAAAAAATCTTTATTATTATAATATAAAAAAATAAAAAGCAAAACATTGCAAATAAATTTTAAAACAATCCAACATCATCACATCTTATTTTAAACACTCAACTCTGTTTTATTAATAAATTCAGCGTCCATGCTTACTTGATGCTGAATTTTAATTCGCTTTTGACTCACATACTAAAAAAATCAAATTGTTATAATTTCTCGTTGTGTTATAATAAAAACATCAAGTCAAATTAATAATTGAGTTGCTGGTGCAACTCTTTGTTATTTTTAAAGGAGTTATATTGAACTGAACTGCATTTTTAAAAGAAAAATTCGGAGATGTAATCATTGAGGCAAAAGAATCCAAGGCCGATGGACTTTTTATTCTTGATATTACTGTAAAATATACTAATTTAGACGATATAAAAACTATAACGGAAGAGATAAATTCGCAGGTAGATGAAAAATTATTTGAGCCTTTCCACTTTGTTTCAATCCATTCACCAGGCACCAAAATCGATATTGCTATCAATGACCTGGACGAGTATATCGGCACTGATTTACTGATAAAAACACACAAAAACGAGTACAAAACCAATGAATTTAAAGTTAAACTATTGTCAGTAGGTGACGAGGAAATTACATGCCAATGAAATCAAAAAGGCAATATTCGTAAAATCAATTTAACTAAAAGCAATATTAGTTCAATTCAAAAATATTTTAAGTTTTAAGGAGTTATAATGAGCAACATTTCAAATGCGCAAATGGCTTTAAATTTTTATGAAATCGTTAAATCATTTGAACAAAATCAAAAACTAAATTTAGACGATATAATTAATGTTTTTAATGAGGAAACAACTAAAATTCTATCTAAAATAGACCCTGAGATTGAAGTTGAATACATTCTTGATGAAACCAAAAAAACACTTACCCCCATTATTAAAACAATGGTTGTGATTAG
The Mycoplasmopsis californica genome window above contains:
- a CDS encoding LSm family protein, with protein sequence MNWTAFLKEKFGDVIIEAKESKADGLFILDITVKYTNLDDIKTITEEINSQVDEKLFEPFHFVSIHSPGTKIDIAINDLDEYIGTDLLIKTHKNEYKTNEFKVKLLSVGDEEITCQWNQKGNIRKINLTKSNISSIQKYFKF
- a CDS encoding alpha-ketoacid dehydrogenase subunit beta, with the translated sequence MEKILVNNIAAITNAMDVMMERDKSIIVYGEDAGYEGGVFRATQGLQKKYGVDRVFDAPISESAIVGTAIGSAVAGLRPVAEIQFSGFVFYGLGQLFGNAARIRNRSRGKLSVPMVLRMPCGGGVKALEHHSESIEALFCHIPGLKVVMPATPYDAKGLLISSIEDNDPVVFLEHKHDYRAFKQEIPAGYYTIPLGKADVKVPGDDLTVVTYGHMIHETMGALKLLAEEGKEYSIEVIDLRTLKPMDTATIVESVKKTGRLLAISESVQSGSLTAEIITRVNEKAFDYLKDVPVRLNGADVTIPLPSLESKFIVDKTKIATVIKEILK
- a CDS encoding thiamine pyrophosphate-dependent enzyme, which codes for MKYKFIEAGKVMSCPDTMIRFLDINGDLIDKSFKPTASKELLRDMYHNMRKSRSWDEYALTLQKTGRLGTFAPMLGEEAFSTALGFVMKKEDWFVPHYRVLATLLARGESMESIYLYWRGSELGSKFISNTMPMQVIIASQISQAAGVAKALKMAGNGAVAFTIIGNGGTNEGEFHEGLNWASLYKLPVVFVISNNRWAISVPEHNSYAVKTLSQRGIAYNIPSLRVDGNDLLASYEALHEAAEWAREGNGPVLLEMVTWRQGQHTTSDDPRVYRTREEEIEHEKWEPFHRIEKYLFENGIITEADKEKFIADATEDAKKAYDKSTATLATEGFDEVFKYTFETLPEELVEQYEAHKRFQ
- the rpsT gene encoding 30S ribosomal protein S20 → MANIKSKVKHIAKSEENRLRNNAMKTRVRKAIRAAREAIIAKDASATELVKKAHSIIATAVQKGVFHPNKGARKSSRLDLFANSQSKAE
- a CDS encoding DegV family protein — encoded protein: MKYAIVVDSSSALTQEQARKLNWHYLPLHIVINGKKYRDGIDVNGLNLFEFYGKKEDGKTSAVNLGLAEELFTKLSKEFDKVLVYPISKNLSGGCASLTALAKDFENIRVVQSIQVLQMIILDLVWFEHQMSIDSSKFEEYVVQMEKGVGRKYATLIPKYNDYLVKGGRLHPTAAATAKMFKIVPKICWEDGFLKKEGIGRNFLKTSLKAVEDKAQILPIDNNKKLITMALHSMSDEQELMPFCAKITEILGVEPIIDLIAPVVSIHTGPEALAVLAFEVEPEIQQKFKDLFKLVK